The window TGCGGTGTTCACCGTTTGAAGCGGATTGAAAACTTCACCTTTGACGCCTTGGTTGCCCGCTTGTTGAAGTTACCCAAGAACATTGACCAGGACACCATCCGCCGCCATTTGACAGGTTTGGGTGAAAGGGGCGCCCGTTCGCTTCACGAGCTGTTGTTGGGTTTTACAGGCATGCAAGTTTCCCGTTGCGGTTTAAGCCGCTTGACACTTGATTGCGACTCAAGCACATTTACCGTTTACGGCAACCAACAAGGGGCTGAGGTGGGTTATAACTCGCATAAGAAGGGTTCGAAAAGCTATCACCCCATCTTATGTTTTGTCACGGAGATGAAACTGCTTGTCAATTCATGGCTCCGCCCGGGTTCAGCTTACACCTCAAACGGAGTTTGTGAGTTTGTCAAAGAAACCTTGGCCGCTCTTCCCCAAAAGGTGGAGAAGGTGTTTTTCAGGGCCGACAGCGGTTTTTTCAATGGTGGATTATTTAATTTGTTAGAAGACGGTAAACATGAATATTTGGTGAAAGTAAAGCTGAAAAACCTGAAAGATTTACTTGCCGGGCAGACTTGGCAGCCGATTGGCCCACGGACGGCGACCTGTCAGTTTACACATCAATGTAGCGGTTGGAGGAATCCCCGCATGTTTTATGCCGTGCGCATCATAAAGCAAATGGTTGAAGTCGATTATTTTGGCGAAAAACAATTTGTACCCGAGTATGAGTACTTTTGCTATTGCTCGAACCTGAAAGGATTGGATGCCTTGCAGCTCCATACCCTTTATGGATCCCGATCAGAGAGTGAGAATTGGATCGAGCAAACCAAAAACTCGCTTTGTGCGGGAAAAACCATCACGCATGATTTTTGGGTAAACGATATTCT of the Petrimonas mucosa genome contains:
- a CDS encoding IS1380 family transposase; this translates as MQYKNSKKISFTACSVKKKFSSEQLTSYSGLSVTSDFINHCGIYGKLEHLFPTIRHNASRFSTAQILSSILLASLCGVHRLKRIENFTFDALVARLLKLPKNIDQDTIRRHLTGLGERGARSLHELLLGFTGMQVSRCGLSRLTLDCDSSTFTVYGNQQGAEVGYNSHKKGSKSYHPILCFVTEMKLLVNSWLRPGSAYTSNGVCEFVKETLAALPQKVEKVFFRADSGFFNGGLFNLLEDGKHEYLVKVKLKNLKDLLAGQTWQPIGPRTATCQFTHQCSGWRNPRMFYAVRIIKQMVEVDYFGEKQFVPEYEYFCYCSNLKGLDALQLHTLYGSRSESENWIEQTKNSLCAGKTITHDFWVNDILWQLSSFAYSLSVLMRYRGDFWVWRQEHSTFREWFIRVPGKVVKSGRQVTVKMPKEYYRKAGWRDFEQRITTTMTG